In one Actinomyces trachealis genomic region, the following are encoded:
- a CDS encoding type II toxin-antitoxin system YoeB family toxin, with amino-acid sequence MALIWDKSAWADYLWWQAQDRKVLKRITAEHHLVYRIDDTGNILVAACRYHYE; translated from the coding sequence GTGGCACTCATCTGGGACAAATCGGCCTGGGCGGACTACCTGTGGTGGCAGGCCCAGGACCGCAAGGTCCTCAAGCGCATCACCGCCGAGCACCATCTGGTGTACCGGATCGACGACACCGGGAACATCCTGGTCGCTGCCTGCCGCTACCACTACGAGTAG
- a CDS encoding Asp23/Gls24 family envelope stress response protein gives MSNGSIPQTGQQREIAQEQEKRENTNRGPLQTKHGVTTIDENVVAKIVGIAAREVPGVYDMGNAIRRNIIEQVEGTIGLEVIEVNVNVTDVYLPDEDDEDSRGTDPK, from the coding sequence ATGAGCAACGGCTCCATTCCCCAGACCGGCCAGCAGCGTGAGATCGCCCAGGAGCAGGAGAAGCGGGAGAACACCAACCGTGGCCCCCTGCAGACCAAGCATGGCGTGACCACCATCGACGAGAACGTCGTCGCCAAGATCGTCGGCATAGCTGCTCGTGAGGTCCCCGGCGTGTACGACATGGGCAACGCCATCCGCCGCAACATCATCGAGCAGGTCGAGGGCACCATCGGCCTGGAAGTCATCGAGGTCAACGTGAACGTCACCGACGTGTACCTGCCCGATGAGGACGACGAGGACTCGCGTGGCACCGACCCGAAGTGA
- a CDS encoding sugar O-acetyltransferase: protein MDREQFVEAMAVGQPLTPGSEALEFMHARAVETRLLCQELNSGVYTAEQLRTLIEKIVGEPVDASLTVVTPLTVDCGINLHFGKGVFVNAGCSFQDQGGIWIGDRALIGHNTVFATLNHDESPDRRVTLHPKPIRVENDVWFGSNAVILPGVTIGEGAIVAAGAVVTKDVPAGHVVAGNPARVIRPIRDGDDRMSAEDFGAVLAELTRPTPLTDAFETCFPQEERDRWWFSIRTHAASVFLFKEFLRYSNAETDTKKRNYRLLSAQDVWKSRSFQRRPELRLWILEVLGLLQNKEKVLKELLKRESNPSRCTYLQALFPWEQIEDAARKEFARLAKESPLPHRRIS from the coding sequence GTGGATCGCGAGCAGTTTGTAGAGGCGATGGCAGTCGGTCAGCCGCTCACTCCCGGTAGTGAGGCGCTCGAATTCATGCATGCCCGGGCGGTAGAGACGCGCCTACTGTGTCAGGAGTTGAACTCGGGGGTGTACACGGCGGAGCAGCTCCGCACCCTGATCGAGAAGATTGTTGGCGAGCCCGTGGACGCATCCCTGACGGTGGTGACGCCGCTGACCGTGGATTGCGGGATCAATCTGCATTTCGGCAAGGGCGTGTTCGTCAACGCCGGGTGCAGTTTCCAGGATCAGGGCGGAATCTGGATCGGTGACCGTGCACTGATCGGCCACAACACGGTGTTCGCGACTCTCAACCACGACGAGTCCCCCGACCGCCGTGTCACCCTGCACCCGAAGCCCATCAGGGTCGAAAACGACGTGTGGTTCGGCTCCAACGCCGTAATCCTGCCAGGCGTCACCATTGGCGAAGGTGCGATCGTCGCCGCCGGAGCCGTCGTCACCAAAGACGTCCCCGCAGGGCATGTTGTTGCCGGGAACCCAGCACGGGTGATCCGCCCAATCCGCGACGGAGACGACCGGATGAGCGCAGAAGACTTTGGTGCGGTCCTCGCTGAGCTAACCAGACCCACTCCACTCACCGATGCCTTCGAAACATGTTTCCCTCAGGAAGAAAGGGACCGTTGGTGGTTCTCCATCCGCACCCATGCGGCATCAGTATTCTTATTTAAGGAGTTCTTGCGCTACTCAAATGCCGAAACGGATACAAAGAAGCGAAATTACAGATTACTATCAGCTCAGGATGTATGGAAGAGCCGCTCGTTTCAGCGTAGGCCCGAGCTTCGCTTGTGGATCCTCGAGGTGTTGGGCCTCCTGCAAAATAAAGAGAAGGTACTAAAGGAACTTCTTAAACGAGAAAGCAACCCATCTCGGTGCACGTACCTTCAGGCCTTGTTTCCGTGGGAGCAGATTGAAGATGCGGCTCGCAAGGAATTCGCTCGCCTTGCGAAGGAATCGCCATTACCTCACCGACGTATCTCCTGA
- a CDS encoding DUF262 domain-containing protein, with protein MEPSRASSSSQACTISQLRDLVLSGRLRVPQFQRSFRWEASDVQSLVDSVLRGYPIGSLLFWEREAPEEEIVVGALRVHALARPDAMWVVDGQQRLTSLVNVTDPAGFKDPRFAVGYSLRSGEVVRGARLDDPLVIPLSDLFDFSRTLAWLGRNPDGAAFATQVQDVARRLNLADLPVTIMKDADERTLREVFDRINSRGKRLSAAEIFDAIHGGVSERTSMTGIAQRVDAQTQFGVLNEHTVVQALLIRRNTDITRDLHGEFSLTRRRASDLPEESESEAYAATEAALTSAVRFLRGCCGIPHMTFLPFRFQLLVLCRFFAFFPEPSDRNQELLSRWLWRTSVGADQLGLSGSQADLRSLASCVIPGQESASVQRLLEGARLTAAPEAPDLSVFRTTRSDSKLILAALWSLEPFNPLTSAPITQETLAETLVGETTPRAMVTDLVTPRNAPEGCALAALKVISVVEGRELVAALEAGTDLHSLLLDAAMVRALQRDDVPEFLKLREVAMRSFLHDFLIVRTGWEQDDSPPLSDYVFDGLEMEEP; from the coding sequence ATGGAACCGTCAAGGGCATCCTCTTCTAGCCAGGCCTGCACGATCTCCCAGTTGCGGGACCTCGTGCTCTCCGGCCGTCTCCGTGTGCCACAGTTCCAGCGTTCCTTCCGCTGGGAGGCTAGCGACGTGCAGAGTCTTGTCGATTCCGTCCTGCGCGGCTATCCCATCGGCAGCCTCCTTTTTTGGGAACGCGAGGCACCGGAGGAGGAGATTGTCGTCGGTGCGCTGCGCGTGCACGCCTTGGCCCGCCCCGATGCCATGTGGGTCGTCGATGGTCAGCAGCGACTGACGAGCCTCGTAAACGTCACCGATCCCGCCGGTTTCAAGGATCCGCGCTTCGCTGTGGGCTACTCGTTGCGTAGTGGGGAAGTGGTTCGAGGCGCTCGCCTTGACGACCCGCTCGTGATCCCTCTCTCGGACCTCTTCGACTTCTCCCGGACTCTGGCGTGGCTCGGGCGGAATCCTGATGGCGCTGCGTTTGCTACCCAGGTGCAGGATGTCGCCCGGCGCCTCAACCTCGCCGACCTCCCGGTCACCATCATGAAAGACGCTGACGAGCGGACCCTGCGAGAGGTCTTTGACAGGATCAACTCCCGGGGTAAACGTCTGAGCGCAGCAGAGATCTTCGACGCCATCCATGGAGGTGTCAGCGAGAGGACCTCGATGACGGGCATCGCCCAACGGGTGGATGCGCAGACGCAGTTCGGTGTCCTAAACGAGCATACGGTCGTCCAGGCGCTCCTTATTCGGCGGAACACTGACATCACCCGGGACCTTCACGGAGAATTTTCCCTAACGCGCAGGCGGGCGAGTGACCTCCCCGAGGAGAGCGAGTCTGAAGCCTACGCAGCGACGGAGGCCGCACTGACCTCAGCTGTCCGCTTCCTGCGGGGATGCTGCGGCATTCCGCACATGACTTTCCTACCTTTCCGCTTCCAGCTGCTTGTCCTGTGCCGCTTCTTCGCCTTCTTCCCGGAGCCGAGTGATCGCAACCAGGAACTCCTCAGCCGCTGGTTGTGGCGGACGAGTGTTGGCGCCGACCAGCTCGGATTGTCCGGTTCGCAGGCCGATCTACGATCCCTGGCTAGCTGTGTCATCCCTGGCCAGGAGTCCGCCTCCGTCCAGCGCCTCCTGGAAGGTGCCCGGCTGACCGCAGCGCCGGAGGCCCCTGATCTCTCCGTCTTCCGAACCACGCGCTCAGACAGCAAGTTGATCCTGGCTGCCCTGTGGAGCCTTGAGCCCTTCAACCCGCTCACGAGTGCCCCGATTACCCAGGAGACGCTGGCCGAGACCCTGGTGGGAGAAACCACGCCGCGCGCCATGGTCACTGACCTAGTTACCCCTCGGAACGCGCCGGAGGGTTGTGCTCTTGCCGCGTTGAAGGTGATCTCTGTTGTAGAGGGACGTGAGCTAGTCGCTGCCCTTGAGGCTGGCACTGATCTTCACAGCCTGCTGCTTGATGCGGCGATGGTGCGTGCTCTTCAACGCGATGACGTGCCCGAGTTCCTTAAGCTGCGCGAGGTTGCGATGCGCTCCTTCCTGCATGACTTCCTAATCGTGCGCACTGGTTGGGAGCAGGACGACTCTCCACCACTTTCCGACTATGTCTTTGACGGCCTTGAGATGGAGGAGCCATGA
- a CDS encoding hydroxymethylpyrimidine/phosphomethylpyrimidine kinase: protein MTTQRTPIALTIAGSEASGGAGAQTDLRTFTQLGVFGCVALTCIVSFDPKQDFAHRFVPVEPQVLTDQVEAAVGVHGQVDAVKIGMLGTVPTIEATAQALKQYRFPQVVVDPVLICKGQEPGAALDIDNALREQVLPLATITTPNLFEAQVLSGMEKITSVAQLKDAAKRIHDQGVPYVLAKAGTLLGTDTALDVFYDGSDLEVLEVPAIGRERVSGAGCTLAAAITAELAKGATPLEAARTAKEVVVSAITHRMHGNAPFDCVYQGRYHQA from the coding sequence ATGACGACTCAGCGAACCCCCATTGCCCTGACCATCGCCGGTTCGGAAGCCTCTGGCGGAGCGGGCGCCCAGACTGACCTGCGGACCTTCACCCAGCTAGGCGTGTTCGGCTGTGTGGCCCTGACCTGCATCGTGTCCTTCGACCCCAAGCAGGACTTCGCCCACCGTTTCGTGCCGGTGGAGCCGCAGGTGCTCACCGACCAGGTGGAGGCCGCCGTCGGAGTCCACGGGCAGGTTGACGCCGTCAAGATCGGCATGCTGGGGACCGTCCCCACCATCGAGGCGACGGCGCAGGCCCTCAAGCAGTACCGCTTCCCCCAGGTCGTGGTGGACCCAGTGCTGATCTGCAAGGGCCAGGAGCCGGGTGCAGCCCTAGACATTGACAACGCTCTGCGCGAGCAGGTGCTGCCCCTGGCCACCATCACCACCCCGAACCTTTTTGAGGCCCAGGTGCTCTCCGGCATGGAGAAGATCACCTCGGTGGCCCAGCTCAAGGACGCCGCCAAGCGCATCCACGACCAGGGTGTGCCCTACGTGCTGGCCAAGGCTGGCACCCTGCTAGGTACCGACACAGCCTTGGACGTCTTCTACGACGGCAGCGACCTGGAGGTGCTGGAGGTCCCGGCCATCGGTCGCGAGCGCGTCTCCGGGGCGGGCTGTACCCTGGCCGCCGCTATCACCGCCGAGCTGGCCAAGGGGGCTACGCCCTTGGAGGCGGCACGCACCGCCAAGGAGGTCGTGGTCTCCGCGATCACGCACCGGATGCACGGCAACGCCCCCTTCGATTGCGTCTACCAGGGCCGCTACCACCAGGCCTGA
- a CDS encoding alpha-amylase family protein, translating into MTVSDDTQPASTATTWGARLPGVVREAVDAVLGPDATLDATARQVLRTRIERWYPDLAEGLATLYGEPAASLALVHLLSAAARAYVERDPALRRLDLARSLTPGWLQDPGRIGYSAYTERFAGSLRGVEERISYLRELGVTYLHLMPLLTPRPGDSDGGYAVADHTTVSPALGTMEDLGHLTTALRRGGISLAVDVVLNHVAREHEWARRARAGEERYRHYFHIFPDRTEPDQYEATLPEVFPDSAPGSFTWDEQAAGWVWTTFNPFQWDLNWRNPEVMDEFARIILDLANRGVEVLRLDGLPFTIKRKGTDCQGEPEVHAITQVLKALTRMVCPAVALEVDADAPPTELIQYLGQGRYTGKAADLAPHNPLMVQIWSMLASRNVRLAAQALGSLPAEPPAATWVTYLRSHDDIVWSVRDDDAEAVGLNGYWHRVFLSDWYQGLYPMSDARGLVYQHSPTTGESRIAGTAASLIGVEAAAEVLAGVADETPAWREEELCTWYEQRLNALRLAYAVVYGWGGLPVLWSGDELGQFNDPNWDTEPGHEHDCRWAGRPVLNVAAAAQRHDAGTLAGRVFRELAHMGRVRASLPQLGAEVRSQVAPVDDDGVLVTFRDHPRGSFVGVYNVTGHWRSVPTARLAEYGVLGAVDVLTDTVPSGSTTLEGAGDGLVPVPPYAAWWLVRSTD; encoded by the coding sequence ATGACTGTGAGCGATGACACCCAGCCCGCGTCCACTGCAACCACCTGGGGAGCCCGGCTACCAGGAGTCGTGCGCGAAGCCGTCGACGCCGTGCTCGGCCCGGACGCCACCCTGGACGCCACCGCCCGGCAGGTCCTGCGCACCCGGATCGAACGCTGGTACCCAGACCTCGCGGAAGGCCTGGCCACCCTCTACGGGGAACCAGCAGCCAGCCTGGCCCTAGTCCACCTGCTCTCCGCCGCCGCCCGCGCATACGTGGAGCGCGACCCCGCGTTGCGGCGCCTGGACCTGGCCCGCAGCCTGACCCCCGGCTGGCTCCAGGACCCCGGCCGCATCGGCTATTCCGCCTACACCGAGCGCTTCGCCGGGAGCCTGCGCGGCGTGGAGGAGCGCATCAGCTACCTGCGCGAACTCGGGGTCACTTACCTGCACCTCATGCCCCTGCTCACCCCCCGCCCCGGAGACTCCGACGGCGGCTACGCCGTCGCCGACCACACCACCGTCAGTCCCGCCCTGGGCACTATGGAGGACCTGGGCCACCTCACCACCGCCCTGCGGCGTGGCGGCATCAGCCTGGCGGTGGACGTGGTGCTCAACCACGTGGCCCGCGAGCACGAGTGGGCCCGCCGCGCCCGCGCCGGGGAGGAGCGCTACCGCCACTACTTCCATATCTTCCCCGACCGCACCGAGCCCGACCAGTATGAGGCCACCCTGCCCGAGGTCTTCCCAGACTCCGCCCCTGGCAGCTTCACCTGGGACGAGCAGGCTGCCGGGTGGGTGTGGACCACCTTCAACCCTTTCCAGTGGGACCTGAATTGGCGCAACCCCGAGGTCATGGACGAGTTCGCGCGCATCATCCTAGACCTAGCCAACCGTGGCGTAGAGGTGCTGCGCCTAGACGGCCTGCCCTTCACCATCAAGCGCAAGGGCACCGACTGCCAGGGTGAGCCGGAGGTCCACGCCATCACCCAGGTGCTCAAAGCCCTGACCCGTATGGTCTGCCCCGCCGTCGCCCTAGAGGTGGACGCCGACGCACCCCCCACTGAGCTGATCCAGTACCTGGGGCAGGGGCGCTACACCGGCAAGGCCGCCGACCTGGCCCCCCACAACCCGCTCATGGTGCAGATCTGGTCTATGCTCGCCAGCCGCAACGTGCGTCTGGCGGCTCAAGCCCTGGGCTCCCTGCCCGCCGAGCCCCCGGCAGCCACCTGGGTCACCTACCTGCGCAGCCACGACGACATCGTCTGGTCCGTCCGGGACGACGACGCCGAGGCCGTGGGCCTCAACGGCTACTGGCACCGCGTCTTCCTGTCCGACTGGTATCAGGGCCTGTACCCGATGAGCGACGCCCGCGGTCTGGTCTACCAGCACAGTCCCACCACCGGTGAGAGCCGGATTGCGGGCACCGCCGCCAGCCTGATCGGCGTGGAGGCGGCGGCGGAGGTGCTCGCCGGCGTGGCGGACGAGACTCCCGCCTGGCGGGAGGAGGAACTGTGCACCTGGTACGAGCAGCGCCTTAACGCCCTGCGCTTGGCTTACGCCGTCGTCTACGGCTGGGGCGGGCTGCCCGTCCTGTGGAGCGGCGACGAGTTGGGTCAGTTCAACGACCCCAACTGGGACACCGAACCCGGGCACGAGCACGACTGCCGCTGGGCGGGGCGGCCCGTGCTCAACGTGGCCGCGGCGGCGCAGCGGCACGACGCCGGAACCCTGGCCGGGCGGGTGTTCAGGGAACTCGCGCATATGGGCCGGGTGCGGGCCAGCCTGCCCCAGCTGGGCGCCGAGGTACGCAGCCAGGTGGCGCCGGTGGACGACGACGGCGTGCTGGTCACCTTCCGCGACCACCCGCGCGGCAGTTTCGTGGGCGTGTACAACGTCACCGGCCATTGGCGCTCCGTGCCTACCGCCCGCCTGGCTGAGTACGGGGTGCTGGGCGCGGTGGACGTGCTCACTGACACCGTGCCCTCGGGCTCCACCACCCTGGAGGGGGCAGGGGACGGGCTGGTACCGGTGCCGCCCTACGCCGCCTGGTGGCTGGTGCGCTCCACGGACTGA
- a CDS encoding type II toxin-antitoxin system HipA family toxin, translating into MNEAVYAVLLHGEHVGAIHSRDDFTKFIFDRDYWNRPGRMVLGRWFEDHPRKRPHAVNAVPAWFSNLLPEGRLRELIAAEVGVTVHREMDLLAQIGHDLPGAVTVRHDEGGTVDLELTDNDAASVANAAAVPGALRFSLAGMALKFSMRETGDRLAVPARDQDGDWIVKTPDLSYPGLPANELAVMELARMVGIEAPDTRLRAREELDGLGPGAWPSEERVAYCVRRFDRSADGRVHIEDFAQVLGRAGAGQNKYRSAVETVAGLAYRGGDRNSLHEMVRRTVFNLLVGNGDAHLKNWSLIYLDGRRPRLSPAYDLVCTAIYPNQAEMGLPFFGTTSAENIGREHFLRIRDILHLPGDDVVDVVDETVEIFMQVWAEGAGERMPNAVAAWIGEHREATARRLTARQGV; encoded by the coding sequence ATGAACGAGGCCGTCTACGCTGTACTCCTTCACGGGGAGCACGTTGGCGCCATCCACAGTCGGGACGACTTCACCAAGTTCATCTTTGATCGTGACTACTGGAACCGGCCCGGACGGATGGTGCTCGGACGCTGGTTCGAGGACCATCCGAGGAAGCGGCCCCATGCCGTGAATGCGGTTCCCGCTTGGTTCTCCAACTTGTTGCCTGAAGGGCGGCTTCGTGAGCTCATCGCAGCGGAAGTAGGGGTTACCGTACACCGTGAGATGGATCTGCTAGCCCAGATCGGCCATGACCTTCCCGGCGCTGTCACGGTCCGCCATGATGAGGGCGGAACGGTGGACCTGGAATTGACGGATAATGACGCGGCCTCTGTTGCCAATGCCGCCGCGGTGCCGGGTGCCCTCCGCTTCTCCCTGGCTGGAATGGCTCTCAAGTTCTCCATGCGTGAGACAGGGGATCGCCTCGCAGTCCCTGCGCGCGACCAGGACGGCGACTGGATCGTAAAGACGCCCGATCTCTCCTACCCTGGGCTACCCGCCAACGAGCTGGCCGTAATGGAACTGGCACGAATGGTCGGGATTGAAGCGCCGGACACAAGGCTCAGGGCGCGTGAAGAGCTCGACGGCCTTGGTCCTGGCGCCTGGCCCTCGGAGGAGAGGGTGGCATACTGCGTCCGCCGTTTCGACAGGAGCGCGGACGGACGGGTCCACATTGAGGATTTCGCTCAGGTACTTGGTCGCGCCGGTGCTGGTCAGAACAAGTACCGCTCGGCTGTGGAGACCGTCGCCGGTCTTGCCTACCGTGGTGGAGACCGCAACTCCTTGCATGAGATGGTCCGTAGGACGGTGTTCAACCTCCTCGTTGGCAACGGGGACGCTCACCTGAAGAACTGGTCGCTCATATATCTGGACGGCAGACGGCCACGCCTGTCGCCCGCCTATGACCTCGTCTGCACCGCCATCTACCCGAACCAGGCTGAGATGGGCCTCCCCTTCTTCGGTACGACCAGCGCGGAAAACATCGGTCGTGAGCACTTCCTGCGCATCCGTGACATCCTCCACCTTCCTGGTGATGACGTCGTCGATGTCGTCGACGAGACGGTCGAGATCTTCATGCAGGTGTGGGCCGAGGGAGCGGGCGAGAGAATGCCGAATGCGGTCGCGGCTTGGATTGGCGAGCATCGTGAGGCGACTGCTCGACGGCTCACAGCCCGCCAGGGCGTTTGA
- a CDS encoding DUF5635 domain-containing protein: MTLTGLDRRDQLRREVSRILSSEADGILTVTSESASIDFKEEAGRRNAATLEPGSRENPAAATKLADEVACMANSPGGGALILGVEDGTGVILGTELDADWLRQRIHQAIDVAPAIEEHRIGGQRLLAIYVAESREPVTDTGNRLRWRVGDECRPVDRTEWWLHRERTQNHDSMADTSSLTIKDISAGTMSLVRASLSAEATDTDRDLLRRIAALRPDDHLSQAARLTLTPARSTLLELTVLDVFGGSVTNRITPGPELSLLEQVNVIEQALASLNEYSTQPSERFSLVPQRKVPPSAVREAILNGVIHRDWNSQEPTEVRWVSLDSALVVRSPGGFTGGIDASNVLSNRHARYPALADLFRALSLVEKQGLGVDRMYAAMIPLGHRPPSITEEAGPHVVCNLHGGDSVLPVADLFRKIRPLPRQRDTRVAIIVDQLLRSAFVTTDSVAQVLQTDREGAEAALRATGQCTVDSTPLIEKHNDAWILGPVARETVSPARQPPWFAEVLPYASTALEDCTRTALAWCQAFETISTGDLMRLAGISRGTAQKTLVAMTERRQLRRVGSGRSTAYRLAPEGRPET; encoded by the coding sequence ATGACCCTCACCGGCCTAGACCGCAGAGACCAACTCCGGCGGGAGGTCTCCCGAATACTCAGTTCTGAAGCAGACGGGATCCTGACTGTCACCTCAGAGTCGGCCAGCATCGACTTCAAGGAAGAGGCTGGTAGGCGTAACGCGGCCACCTTGGAGCCCGGCAGCCGCGAGAACCCGGCAGCTGCCACGAAACTGGCCGACGAGGTCGCCTGCATGGCCAACTCCCCTGGGGGTGGAGCCTTGATCCTGGGGGTGGAGGACGGTACGGGCGTCATTCTGGGAACAGAGCTGGACGCTGACTGGCTGCGCCAGCGCATCCACCAGGCCATCGACGTCGCCCCCGCGATAGAGGAGCACCGCATAGGCGGACAGCGCCTGCTCGCTATCTATGTGGCCGAGTCCCGCGAACCAGTCACCGACACCGGCAACCGCTTGCGTTGGCGGGTCGGGGACGAGTGCCGCCCCGTTGATCGCACAGAGTGGTGGCTACACCGTGAGCGGACGCAGAACCACGACTCAATGGCTGATACCTCCTCACTGACCATAAAGGACATCAGCGCCGGGACCATGTCCTTGGTGCGGGCGAGCCTGAGCGCAGAGGCCACAGACACGGACCGGGACCTGCTGCGCCGGATCGCCGCCCTCAGGCCTGATGACCACCTGTCCCAAGCAGCTCGGCTCACGCTCACTCCAGCCCGGTCCACCCTGCTGGAGCTCACTGTGCTTGACGTGTTCGGCGGCTCGGTTACCAACCGCATCACCCCAGGCCCGGAGCTGTCCCTGTTGGAACAGGTGAATGTCATCGAGCAGGCGCTTGCCAGCCTCAACGAGTACTCCACCCAGCCTTCAGAGCGCTTCTCACTGGTACCGCAGCGCAAAGTCCCCCCAAGTGCCGTTCGCGAAGCAATCCTGAACGGGGTGATACACCGAGACTGGAATTCTCAGGAACCCACCGAAGTCAGGTGGGTGTCCTTGGACTCGGCGCTTGTCGTGCGCAGCCCTGGAGGATTCACTGGCGGAATCGACGCCTCCAACGTCCTAAGCAACCGCCATGCCCGCTACCCCGCCCTGGCCGACCTGTTCCGGGCCCTCTCGCTGGTGGAGAAGCAGGGGTTGGGGGTGGATCGCATGTACGCCGCCATGATCCCCTTGGGCCACCGCCCACCTAGCATCACGGAGGAGGCTGGCCCGCACGTGGTGTGCAATCTGCATGGCGGCGACTCGGTGCTGCCGGTGGCTGACTTGTTCAGGAAGATCCGCCCACTGCCCCGTCAGCGGGACACGCGGGTGGCAATAATCGTTGACCAGCTGCTGCGTTCCGCCTTTGTGACCACCGACTCCGTCGCCCAGGTCCTGCAGACTGACCGAGAAGGAGCGGAAGCGGCTCTACGCGCCACCGGGCAGTGCACCGTTGACAGCACCCCGTTGATCGAGAAGCACAACGACGCCTGGATCTTGGGGCCAGTTGCGCGCGAGACGGTGAGCCCAGCCCGACAGCCCCCTTGGTTCGCCGAGGTACTGCCTTACGCCTCTACCGCACTAGAGGACTGCACCCGCACAGCACTGGCTTGGTGCCAGGCCTTCGAGACGATCAGCACCGGAGACCTGATGCGCCTGGCCGGGATCTCCCGAGGCACCGCCCAGAAGACCCTTGTAGCTATGACTGAGCGGCGTCAGCTGCGCCGCGTAGGCTCAGGCCGCTCAACCGCCTATCGCCTGGCACCTGAGGGCAGGCCTGAGACCTAA
- a CDS encoding Fic family protein yields the protein MKIPVPPPAPTAELVSELEKRGELRVLSDKALTVDAEYHSWDWFFRHKPPTGFERRDWWAAVRISRAQSARLTPFQMKDGTSLTYNLPDPLLRLIDDVSARARGQVQLPEPIANSTTRNTYLVRSLIEEAITSSQLEGASTSRVRAKEMLREGRAPRDRSEKMIVNNYRAMQRIVALKTEALTPALVCEIHRIVTAGTLDNPADAGRIQAPGDSRVRVYGTATEEQVLHVPPAAEELSERLERLCAFANTADDVSGKGSYMPPLLRAITLHFMMGYDHYFADGNGRTSRAVFYWSMLNQGFFLTEFLSISRLLRQAPAWYARSFLLTEQDEGDLTYFFLEQAKVISRAIDELDAYLARKSQQVREAAMLLREMKLNYRQVAVVEGFLRDPGGSVTVESHRQEAGVVPQTARTDLQGLEDRGLLTRHKVGRRVVWYPVPDLADRVDS from the coding sequence ATGAAGATTCCGGTGCCGCCGCCAGCGCCTACCGCCGAGCTGGTCAGTGAGCTGGAGAAGCGTGGCGAGCTGCGGGTGCTGTCCGATAAGGCCCTGACGGTGGACGCTGAATACCACTCTTGGGACTGGTTCTTCAGGCACAAACCTCCTACTGGATTCGAGCGTAGGGATTGGTGGGCTGCAGTGCGGATCAGTAGGGCGCAGAGCGCTAGGCTCACGCCCTTCCAGATGAAAGATGGCACCTCACTGACCTACAACCTGCCTGACCCACTGCTACGTCTCATCGACGACGTCTCCGCTAGGGCTCGGGGTCAGGTCCAGCTGCCAGAGCCGATAGCTAACAGCACCACCCGAAACACCTACCTGGTGCGTTCCTTGATCGAAGAGGCGATCACTTCCTCCCAGCTGGAAGGGGCCTCCACCTCGCGAGTTAGGGCCAAGGAGATGCTGCGGGAAGGCCGTGCGCCGCGGGACCGCAGCGAGAAGATGATCGTCAACAACTACCGGGCCATGCAGCGCATCGTCGCTCTCAAGACGGAGGCGCTCACGCCTGCCCTGGTGTGCGAAATCCACCGGATAGTCACAGCTGGAACCCTGGACAACCCGGCTGACGCTGGCAGGATCCAGGCCCCGGGTGACAGCCGCGTAAGGGTGTACGGAACCGCCACCGAGGAGCAGGTGCTCCATGTGCCACCTGCTGCGGAGGAGCTGTCCGAACGGCTGGAACGACTCTGTGCCTTTGCGAACACAGCAGACGACGTCTCCGGCAAAGGGTCTTACATGCCGCCGTTGCTGCGGGCCATCACCCTCCACTTCATGATGGGCTACGACCACTACTTCGCGGACGGCAATGGCAGGACCTCGCGGGCCGTCTTCTACTGGTCCATGCTGAACCAGGGGTTCTTCCTGACCGAGTTCCTCTCGATCTCCCGCCTGCTGCGCCAGGCCCCGGCCTGGTACGCCCGCAGCTTCCTGCTCACCGAGCAGGACGAGGGGGACCTGACCTACTTCTTTTTGGAGCAGGCGAAGGTCATTTCCCGGGCGATCGACGAACTGGACGCCTACTTGGCCAGGAAGTCCCAGCAGGTGCGCGAAGCCGCCATGCTCCTGCGTGAGATGAAGCTGAACTATCGGCAGGTCGCGGTTGTGGAGGGCTTCCTACGTGATCCAGGGGGCAGTGTCACGGTCGAAAGTCACCGGCAGGAGGCTGGCGTGGTGCCGCAGACCGCCCGGACAGACCTGCAGGGCCTAGAGGATCGTGGCCTGCTGACCCGCCACAAGGTAGGTAGGCGGGTGGTTTGGTATCCCGTGCCGGACCTGGCTGACAGAGTGGATTCCTAA
- a CDS encoding type II toxin-antitoxin system Phd/YefM family antitoxin has protein sequence MSPFVRWHTNTLTRAGHEPAVIVSLAEYQSLKETDYLLRNPTNAKRLLAAVERLDGGVGARHELVEAD, from the coding sequence GTGAGCCCGTTCGTCCGTTGGCACACGAACACCCTCACGCGCGCCGGGCACGAGCCCGCTGTGATCGTCTCCCTGGCGGAGTACCAGTCGCTCAAGGAGACGGACTACCTGCTGCGCAACCCCACCAACGCCAAGCGGCTGCTGGCGGCAGTGGAGCGGCTGGACGGCGGCGTCGGTGCACGGCACGAGCTGGTCGAGGCTGACTGA